In Oncorhynchus clarkii lewisi isolate Uvic-CL-2024 chromosome 16, UVic_Ocla_1.0, whole genome shotgun sequence, one genomic interval encodes:
- the LOC139368128 gene encoding putative RNA-binding protein Luc7-like 1 isoform X2, with amino-acid sequence MDLGECAKTHDLALRADYEIASKARELFFELDAVDHLESFIADCDRRTELAKKRLVETQDEISAEVAAKAETVHELNEEIGKLLAKAEQLGAEGNVDEAQLILQEVEKVRSRKRDAEEEYRNSMPASSFQQQKLRVCEVCSAYLGLHDNDRRLADHFGGKLHLGFIQIREKLEALKKTVIDKQEKRNQDRLKRREEREKEERMKTRTKSRSREQSREHRSRSRERRRRRSRSSSREKRRSSRSRSRDRERRRRHRSHSRSCSKGHRHEPSTRHKSSRDRERSSRDHSRERSRKRGSSERRQDSRDQNGRTDSRRAQDRDRDTGDL; translated from the exons ATGGATCTGGGAGAATGTGCGAAGACCCACGACCTGGCGCTCCGGGCCGACTACGAAATCGCCTCCAAGGCGAGGGAACTCTTCTTTGAGCTTGAC GCTGTGGATCACCTGGAGTCTTTCATCGCTGATTGCGACCGTAGAACAGAGTTGGCCAAGAAACGACTGGTGGAGACTCAGGATGAGATCAGTGCGGAGGTGGCTGCAAAG GCAGAGACTGTCCACGAGCTGAACGAAGAGATCGGGAAGCTCCTGGCCAAGGCAGAGCAGCTGGGAGCCGAGGGGAACGTAGATGAAGCCCAGCTGATCCTACAGGAAGTGGAGAAGGTCCGCAGCAGGAAGAGGGATGCCGAG GAGGAGTACAGAAACTCCATGCCTGCCTCCAGTTTCCAGCAGCAGAAGCTCCGTGTCTGCGAGGTATGCTCGGCCTACCTGGGTCTCCACGACAACGACCGTCGCCTGGCCGACCACTTTGGTGGGAAGCTGCACCTGGGATTCATCCAGATCAGGGAGAAACTGGAAGCCCTGAAG aaaACAGTCATTGACAAGCAGGAGAAGAGGAACCAGGACCGTCTCAAGAGGCgagaagagcgagagaaggaAGAGCGGATGAAGACGAG GACCAAATCAcggagcagggaacagagcagggaacataG GTCCCGCTCTCGCGAACGTAGGAGACGGCGTTCCCGTTCCTCGTCTCGGGAGAAGCGGCGTTCCTCCCGCTCCCGCTCCAGGGACCGGGAGAGGAGGAGACGCCACCGCAGCCACTCCCGATCCTGCAGCAAGGGCCACCGCCACGAGCCCAGCACCAGACACAA GTCGTCCAGGGATCGAGAGCGCTCCTCCAGAGACCATTCACGGGAGCGAAGCAGGAAGAGGGGATCCTCCGAGCGGCGGCAAGACAGCAGGGATCAGAACGGGAGGACGGACTCCCGCCGGGCgcaggacagggacagagacaccgGGGACCTCTGA
- the LOC139368128 gene encoding putative RNA-binding protein Luc7-like 1 isoform X1, which yields MSAQAQMRALLDQLMGTARDGDETRQRVKFTDERVCKSHLLNCCPHDILSGTRMDLGECAKTHDLALRADYEIASKARELFFELDAVDHLESFIADCDRRTELAKKRLVETQDEISAEVAAKAETVHELNEEIGKLLAKAEQLGAEGNVDEAQLILQEVEKVRSRKRDAEEEYRNSMPASSFQQQKLRVCEVCSAYLGLHDNDRRLADHFGGKLHLGFIQIREKLEALKKTVIDKQEKRNQDRLKRREEREKEERMKTRTKSRSREQSREHRSRSRERRRRRSRSSSREKRRSSRSRSRDRERRRRHRSHSRSCSKGHRHEPSTRHKSSRDRERSSRDHSRERSRKRGSSERRQDSRDQNGRTDSRRAQDRDRDTGDL from the exons ATGTCGGCCCAAGCTCAAATGAGAGCTTTGCTCGATCAACTAATGGGGACAGCGAGGGATG GGGACGAGACGCGGCAGAGGGTCAAGTTCACTGACGAGCGGGTCTGCAAAAGCCATCTCCTGAACTGCTGTCCCCACGACATCCTCTCTGGAACT CGTATGGATCTGGGAGAATGTGCGAAGACCCACGACCTGGCGCTCCGGGCCGACTACGAAATCGCCTCCAAGGCGAGGGAACTCTTCTTTGAGCTTGAC GCTGTGGATCACCTGGAGTCTTTCATCGCTGATTGCGACCGTAGAACAGAGTTGGCCAAGAAACGACTGGTGGAGACTCAGGATGAGATCAGTGCGGAGGTGGCTGCAAAG GCAGAGACTGTCCACGAGCTGAACGAAGAGATCGGGAAGCTCCTGGCCAAGGCAGAGCAGCTGGGAGCCGAGGGGAACGTAGATGAAGCCCAGCTGATCCTACAGGAAGTGGAGAAGGTCCGCAGCAGGAAGAGGGATGCCGAG GAGGAGTACAGAAACTCCATGCCTGCCTCCAGTTTCCAGCAGCAGAAGCTCCGTGTCTGCGAGGTATGCTCGGCCTACCTGGGTCTCCACGACAACGACCGTCGCCTGGCCGACCACTTTGGTGGGAAGCTGCACCTGGGATTCATCCAGATCAGGGAGAAACTGGAAGCCCTGAAG aaaACAGTCATTGACAAGCAGGAGAAGAGGAACCAGGACCGTCTCAAGAGGCgagaagagcgagagaaggaAGAGCGGATGAAGACGAG GACCAAATCAcggagcagggaacagagcagggaacataG GTCCCGCTCTCGCGAACGTAGGAGACGGCGTTCCCGTTCCTCGTCTCGGGAGAAGCGGCGTTCCTCCCGCTCCCGCTCCAGGGACCGGGAGAGGAGGAGACGCCACCGCAGCCACTCCCGATCCTGCAGCAAGGGCCACCGCCACGAGCCCAGCACCAGACACAA GTCGTCCAGGGATCGAGAGCGCTCCTCCAGAGACCATTCACGGGAGCGAAGCAGGAAGAGGGGATCCTCCGAGCGGCGGCAAGACAGCAGGGATCAGAACGGGAGGACGGACTCCCGCCGGGCgcaggacagggacagagacaccgGGGACCTCTGA